The genomic DNA TCGCGGCCAATCCGTCCCATTCCGACGATGCCCAAGGTTTTGCCCGCCAATTGACTGCCCATGTACAGCTTGCGGTCCCAGCGGCCTTCGACCAGGCTTTGGTTCGCTGCGGCAATGTTCCGCGACAGCGACATCATCAGAGCAAACGCATGTTCGGCGGTGCTGACGGTGTTTCCCGTCGGCGTGTTCATCACAACGATCCCTTGCCGCGTGGCTGCCGGTTTGTCGATGTTGTCGGTTCCCACCCCGGCTCGTACGATCGCCTTCAATCGCGTGTTACCGGCAACCGATTCGGGCGTGATCTTCACGCCGCTGCGGAGAATGGCGCCATCGTATTCGGACAGGGCTTGGCGGAGTTCTTCACCTTTGAGACCGGTGCGGACGTCGTATTCGACGCCTGGTTCGGCATCCAAAATATCCAGGCCTTCTTGGGCGATACTGTCGAGAACGATGATTCGGTGCATGATTTAAGTCGGTTCTGATGGGAGTCTGCGATGGAGGAAATTAGCAATCGTAAGGGCCAGCGGGGGAATGCCCTAACGCAAACGATTTCGCGAGCCGCAGGGATCCGCTGTCACCAGTCGATCTCTGCAGCGTCGTTGGCGGTAGCCCGTGAATTCACGGGGCCAGCACTAACCGTTTTGAGCAACAAAATCTTTCATGAAATCGGCCAAGGCTGCAACACCTTCGCGAGGCATCGCGTTGTAGATGCTGGCACGGATGCCGCCGACGCTGCGATGACCCTTCAGGCTGCCGAGATTGTGTTTCGCCGCCTGGGTCAAAAACGCGGACTGCAATTCGTCGCTAGGCAATTTGTAGGTGACGTTCATCAATGAACGACATCCGGGGGCTGCGTGTCCGATGTAAAATTCGGGGTATTGATCGATCAGGTCGTACAGGAGTGCTGCCTTCTCGCGATTGACGTCCTGCATGGCTTGCAGGCCTCCGATGTCGTCGCGCAACCAGTTCAATACCTTGCCCAGAACGTAGATCGCAAACGTGGGCGGGGTGTTCCATTCCGAATCGTTGTCGGCATGGTTCTTGTAGTTCAGGTAGCCAGGGAGTTCGGCTTGCGACCGTTCCAACAAGTCCTTGCGGATCACGGTCACGGTCACCCCTGCAGGGCCGGCATTTTTCTGAGCACACGCGTACAGGATGCCGTACTTTTCGATATCGACGGGGCGACACAGGAAATCGCTCGACGAATCGCAGATCAACGGCACGCCTTGTGGTGCGGTAGGTTCGGTTTGGAACTGAACCCCTTGGATCGTTTCGTTGCTGCAGTAATACAGGTAGGCCGCCGACGGATCGACCGAGTAGTCGGCGTCGCTGGGGATGTTGTTGTAATTGTCGGCTTTGCCGTCCCAGATAACTTCCGTTGGGCCTTCTTTCACCGCCTCGGCGACGGCCGATTTGCCCCAGCTGCCGGTGACGAGATACTGGGCCTTGCCGCTTTGGCCACGCAAAAGATTCGCTGCGATCATCGAAAACTGCAGCCGCGCTCCCCCTTGTAGGAAGAGCACCGCGTAGTCATCCGAAACGTTCAACAGCGAACGGATGCCGTTTTCGGCGGCGTGCAAAATGTCGAGGAAAGTCTTGTCACGATGCGACATTTCCATGATCGAACAGCCCGATCCAGGCAAGCACAGCAGTTCGTCTTGCACTTGTTGCAATACCGACAGCGGCATCGTTGCTGGACCTGGGGAGAAATTATAGATTCGCTCCTGGACAGCCTGGGCAGTCATCGTGATCTTCCTTTTCTAGATTTCTTGAAGTGCCTGGTTGCACACCAAGCTAGGCGGGAATTTTACGCCCCTGAGAGCTTCTGCGGAAGGTTGCTAAACCGCTCCCAAGGAAAGGTTGCGACGGATATTTTCGGAAAGCCGTTCAAACCGGCCGCGTTCGGCCAGCCGGAGCGATGCTCAAGCGATTTGTGGGGCGATTCGAACCCAATCCGGTTCGTCTCCGTAGTGCCTCAATGTCTCACAGCTCCCGCCAGCTGGTGGCGCGTTTGATCGACCACCGAATACAAGTAAGAGTCGCTTGATCATGGATTCCGGTTCGCCCAAAGTTGTTTTTTCATCGGTTGAGATGGATCCGGACCAACTGCAAAGCCATCCATTGCGGGTTTCGGGGATCGTCTCGTTGCTGTTGGGACTGATCAGTGCCGTTGCTTTGGCTGGGCCCTATATGTGGGTTGTGCCGATTCTAGCGATTGCCGCCGCACTGATTGCCTTGCGTCCGTCGAAGCTACCGTATGCGGGGAAGACGCTCGCGATGGCGGGGCTTGGGCTGGGGCTGTTTTTCGGCAGCTGGGCCGTCGCGTCGCACAACGCTGCCGATCAGTTGCATTTGCAGACGGCCAAGGGCTTTGCGGTCGATTGGTTGAATTGCTTTCAAACCGGCCAAGCCGAATTCTGCTTCGAAATGATGCTACCGGAGAGGGACCGTCACTACAAACACGTCGATCTGGCAAAATACTATGCCAATCAGCCGGCACCCGGGGGAGAACAGGACCTGCCGACCAGTGGACCCGTCTTCAGCGATTTTATCGCACAACCGCTCGTTAAGTCGCTGTTAAATGCCGACAAGAAACCCCAGTGGGAGTTTGTTCGTATCGACAGCACGATGAGAACAACGGGACTTCGCCGTTGGACACTGCAATTTGAAGACGCGGCGGGGGTGATTGCCGAGCCGGTTTTGGTCAGGCTGGTCGCCAAAGAAACCCACGATGGCCAGATCCATTGGGAAATCAAGGACATCGCGAGACCGGAATAAAGCCAAGCGAGCGTGCCAAGCCGCAGGAAAAGAACAGAAATTCTGGTCATCCGCGGCCCTGTGCTCTGTTTTAGCCCTTCAATAAAGACGACCCAGCGTCTATAGTCATCCAATCTCACGCAGCTAAACGTGCCCAATCCCCCGGCACGACAACGCACATTTAATCAGACACTAACGAATACGACACAGGAATCAATCTACGATGTATGCAATTTTCGTGGATGGTGGCAAGCAATATCGTGCTGAGCCCGGCCAAGAAATCGATATCGATTACCGCGACGTCGAAAAAGGGGAAAGCCTTGATTTCCCCAAGGTTTTGGCGATCGGTTCGGACGATGGTTTCAAGCTTGGTTCGCCAACGGTCAGCGGTGCCACCGTCAAGGTTTCCGTTTTGGGACCGAAGCAGGGCGAGAAGGTTTACGTTGAAAAGTTCCGTCGCCGTCAAAGCTTCAAGCGCCGTACCGGCCATCGCCAGCTTTACACCCGCGTGCGTATTGAATCGATCGAAGTCTAGCGCGTCGTTTCCGCAAGGCGAAGCATCGTGATCTTCCGATGTGCGGTTCCGCGTCCCTCTCGATCATCGGGCGGCAGTTCCGATGGTCCGTTGCCTAGCGTGAAACGAGCCACCGATGAAACAGATTCGGCTGGAAGACCTCCAGCTTGGAACGACGATCGGTGTTGGCACTGTCGGCACGATATGTGACGCGACCGATCCCCGCGACGGTGCCCGATACGCCGTTAAAATCTTACACCCCGCGGTTTCGCGGGATCCGTTGATTCGCGCTCGCTTCGAACGCGAGATGGCGATCCTGCAGCGGATGTCGCACCGCAACATCATCGAATATTACGGTGGTGGCGAGCACGACGGGCAACTGTATTACGTGATGGAGCTTGTCGACGGTGGGTCGGTCAAGGAGCTGTTTCACGGCGGCCAATGCCTCTCGTGGCAAGAAGTGGTTTCGCTGACGATTCAGATCTGTTCGGCGCTTCAGTACGCCCACAATCACGGTGTCATCCATCGTGACATCAAGCCCGCAAATATTTTTCTGACCAGCGATGGGACGGTGAAGTTAGGCGATTTTGGCATCGCCCGCGACCTCCATAACAGCGACCTCACGGAAGCGGGGATGACGGTCGGGACCCATGCCTACATGGCTCCGGAGCAAATTACCGGAGATGCATCGATCACCGGCAAAGTCGATCTGTATGCGTTGGGCTGCTGCCTGTATGAGATGCTGACGGGAGAGAAGGCGTTCAGCGGCGACAACTTCATGCAGTTGTTCGAAGCCCATTTGCATGGCACGCCCCCTCGAGTCCGCGACCGCATTCCCGGTTGTCCCTCAGCGTTTGACGAGATCATCGCACAACTGCTGGAAAAAGATCCAGAGAAGCGTCCCTTCAACGCACGCCACGTGCAGGGTGTGATGCTGCAAATCGCCACCGAGCACAATGTTGAAGAATCGATTCTTGCCAACGCCAAAACGGAATCGGGACATCGCCCTGACGTTGGCGCCGAAACTGCGATCGGGATTGGTCAAAACCGTTTGCGCGATCGCATCCGTCGTGGCGGCCAAGGGCTCGAGCGCCCCGAGGCATCCTGGACGGTGATGTTGGCCATTGTCTTGTTCGTGTCAGCGGTGTTGGGGTTGTTGCTGATCTTTCAGAAAGATTAGTCGCAGCGTTGGATTGCGGCTATCGCGCCGTCCAGCCCCCGTCGACTACCAGCAGGCTGCCGACCATGTAGTTCGACGCGGCGCTCGCCAGGTAGATCGCGGCCCCTTGGATCTCTTCGAGTTCGCCCCACCGTTTTACCGCAGTCGCACCCACGATAAACTGCTTTCCCTCTTCGGTATCCGCGATCGATTCGTTCATGGGCGTCAGGAACGGACCGGGACAGATCGCATTGACTTGGATCCCATCGCCGGCCAATTCCAGCCCCAGCGCTCGGGTCAGCTGGACGACGGCTCCCTTGCTGGTCGCGTAAGGGGTGCGGTTCGCCAGGCCCACCAAGCCCAGGGTGCTGGCCAGGTTGATGATCTTGCCCGAACCCGCCTGTTTCATGAAAGGGACCACCGCCTTGCAGCAGCTCCACATCGCGTCGGTGTTGATCGATTGGACCTGCCGGAATTCATCGAGCGTTAACGATTCGATACTACCTCGGATATTGATCCCCGCGTTGTTAATCAAGATGTCGATCTTGCCAAAGCGGTTGATCGCTTCGTCGACCATGGATTGGACTTGTTCGGGTTGAGAGACATCCGCGGCGAATCCAAACGCTTGGTGCCCGAATTCGCTAGCGATCTTGGCCGCCGCGTCGGAGGCTTCTTGCTGCGATCGACTGACCAGCATCACGTCGGCACCAGCCGATGCCAGGCCCGCGGCCATCGCTTGGCCAAGTCCTTTCGAACCGCCGGTGACAATCGCCGATTTACCCGAGAGGTCGAACAGCTTGATTCCTGGTAGCGTCATGGTGGGGTCTCCGCGTGAATGAAATGGAGCCCGACGCGGGCGTTCTACGCCTCAACCGCCTCGGGTCTCACGAAACAATCTTGATGGAGATATTCTGGCAGATCGCGATTGTCCATCAACCGCCGAAATTCGGGCTTCAGTCGATACTCTGGCGGGTCGTGGCGAAGGATGGGTTTGACGACCCGCAGGTCCTGCTTGGCAAGGTCCAATATTTCGCTGTTCATTAAGTCTTGGACGATTGGCCGGCCATATTGTTTGCCATTGCTGCGGAGAACTTTGACCTGCCGAAAATCGCTCAATTGCAGCAGGCTGCCGATGGGGAACTGGGCCATCGCTTGCAAGAATCCGCGCACCGCGCGAGGGTCGAATCGCGATTTGCCCAGCTGTCCCACCAAGTAGGCAACCGCGTCGCAGGGAACGACCGACGGGAGGTCGCCCAGTGGTTCGGTCAGCGACAAATACGTATCGGCAACCGCCAGGATCCGCGCGAAAGGTTGGATCTGATCACCGCGCAGTCCCGTCGGGAAGCCGCTGCCGTCGAGCCGTTCATGTGTTTGTAAAACCGCTTGCACGACGGAATTCGAAACGTTGGTAATCGATCGCAGCAGATCGTAGGTGTGGAACGGATGACGCGTGTATTGGATGCGTTGGTGCAACGTCATCGCTGGGTGGATGAACCGCAGGTCGGTCGGTTCGCCAAACAGGCCCCAGTCGTGCATGACCCCCGCGGTTCCCAATTGGATGAGATCATCCTTGGGAAGGTCCATCTCGATGCCGATCGCGATGCTGATCATTCCCATTCGAATGCAACGCGCTGCGAGACGTTGGTCTTCGGGAACTTCGCACAGCGCCGATAGGACCTGGTCCATATCGCGAGCCATCTCTTCGATGTAATCGCCGGCCAGTTCTCGCAGTCCCGCGTCCGATGTCAGCTTGCGTTGATTGAACGCTTCGGCCAGGTCGGTGACGGTTTCCGAAGCGGATTCAAAACGATCCTGCAAGCGTTGGATTTGTTGGGCGTCGTAGGGCTTGCACCCATGCCGCGAGCCGTTGGATCCGGGCAGCTTGGCGGTGTAGGGATCGCCCCACGCCGGGGCGGACGCCGTCCGCGAGGTGCTGCGTCGGCGTAAGCGATTGTAAACTTCTTCACTGATGTACGAGCCGCGGCGCAGCAGAAGCATTCCAGAATCGCTGTACAGCGATTCCTTGAGTACGGTGCCGACGCCCAGCCTTCCAAAATCCAGGGGCATTTGGATTTCCGATGAACAAGGGGATCGAATAGACGAACTTGATAGTTCTGTATCAAGTCTCTGTTAAGATCGAATTCGGTATTCCACCGCAGAAAGTTCCGCCGGACCCGGAATAGGTGCGAAGAAACCTGTCGCGACGACGTGACTGCCGTCGACTGTAGCTTCTGTGACGACTGGGGGATCGGAGATGCCTACGAAAAAGCCGCCATTGGCACAAAGTCCCAAGGCGGCAAATGTGGAATCAAAGCGAAGGGTCGGTAGAGCCTATTGTGGACGCCGCGTGGGAGCGAACTTGATTTTATCGATCAGCTTGATCGTCTCCTTGCCACGCTTTTCGCCCGTCACCATCGTGATCGCTTGAATCGTGTATTCGTAACGCAAGTTGTAATCGGCATCGATCTCGACCTCTTGGCCATCT from Rosistilla carotiformis includes the following:
- the serC gene encoding 3-phosphoserine/phosphohydroxythreonine transaminase; the protein is MTAQAVQERIYNFSPGPATMPLSVLQQVQDELLCLPGSGCSIMEMSHRDKTFLDILHAAENGIRSLLNVSDDYAVLFLQGGARLQFSMIAANLLRGQSGKAQYLVTGSWGKSAVAEAVKEGPTEVIWDGKADNYNNIPSDADYSVDPSAAYLYYCSNETIQGVQFQTEPTAPQGVPLICDSSSDFLCRPVDIEKYGILYACAQKNAGPAGVTVTVIRKDLLERSQAELPGYLNYKNHADNDSEWNTPPTFAIYVLGKVLNWLRDDIGGLQAMQDVNREKAALLYDLIDQYPEFYIGHAAPGCRSLMNVTYKLPSDELQSAFLTQAAKHNLGSLKGHRSVGGIRASIYNAMPREGVAALADFMKDFVAQNG
- the rplU gene encoding 50S ribosomal protein L21; protein product: MYAIFVDGGKQYRAEPGQEIDIDYRDVEKGESLDFPKVLAIGSDDGFKLGSPTVSGATVKVSVLGPKQGEKVYVEKFRRRQSFKRRTGHRQLYTRVRIESIEV
- a CDS encoding serine/threonine protein kinase, which encodes MKQIRLEDLQLGTTIGVGTVGTICDATDPRDGARYAVKILHPAVSRDPLIRARFEREMAILQRMSHRNIIEYYGGGEHDGQLYYVMELVDGGSVKELFHGGQCLSWQEVVSLTIQICSALQYAHNHGVIHRDIKPANIFLTSDGTVKLGDFGIARDLHNSDLTEAGMTVGTHAYMAPEQITGDASITGKVDLYALGCCLYEMLTGEKAFSGDNFMQLFEAHLHGTPPRVRDRIPGCPSAFDEIIAQLLEKDPEKRPFNARHVQGVMLQIATEHNVEESILANAKTESGHRPDVGAETAIGIGQNRLRDRIRRGGQGLERPEASWTVMLAIVLFVSAVLGLLLIFQKD
- a CDS encoding SDR family NAD(P)-dependent oxidoreductase, with the protein product MTLPGIKLFDLSGKSAIVTGGSKGLGQAMAAGLASAGADVMLVSRSQQEASDAAAKIASEFGHQAFGFAADVSQPEQVQSMVDEAINRFGKIDILINNAGINIRGSIESLTLDEFRQVQSINTDAMWSCCKAVVPFMKQAGSGKIINLASTLGLVGLANRTPYATSKGAVVQLTRALGLELAGDGIQVNAICPGPFLTPMNESIADTEEGKQFIVGATAVKRWGELEEIQGAAIYLASAASNYMVGSLLVVDGGWTAR
- a CDS encoding HD-GYP domain-containing protein, whose translation is MPLDFGRLGVGTVLKESLYSDSGMLLLRRGSYISEEVYNRLRRRSTSRTASAPAWGDPYTAKLPGSNGSRHGCKPYDAQQIQRLQDRFESASETVTDLAEAFNQRKLTSDAGLRELAGDYIEEMARDMDQVLSALCEVPEDQRLAARCIRMGMISIAIGIEMDLPKDDLIQLGTAGVMHDWGLFGEPTDLRFIHPAMTLHQRIQYTRHPFHTYDLLRSITNVSNSVVQAVLQTHERLDGSGFPTGLRGDQIQPFARILAVADTYLSLTEPLGDLPSVVPCDAVAYLVGQLGKSRFDPRAVRGFLQAMAQFPIGSLLQLSDFRQVKVLRSNGKQYGRPIVQDLMNSEILDLAKQDLRVVKPILRHDPPEYRLKPEFRRLMDNRDLPEYLHQDCFVRPEAVEA